Proteins co-encoded in one Brassica rapa cultivar Chiifu-401-42 chromosome A02, CAAS_Brap_v3.01, whole genome shotgun sequence genomic window:
- the LOC103855357 gene encoding protein PIN-LIKES 7 yields MGFLELLEVASMPIVQVLLISVLGAFLATDYCSLLSADTRRSVNKLVFVVFTPCIMFANLAQTVTLQDIISWWFMPINVGITFLVGGILGWLVVKLLNPKPQLHGLIIATCASGNMGNLMLILVPAICDEEGSPFGNRSVCRSIGLSYASFSMALGGFYIWTYSYQLVRSSATQFRALEAAGLAKSPNKEIDSDPRTLLLKPQQNQDLEIQVKEKVSTGTYIKDLLHQILEELFAPPTIGAILGFVFGATNWLRNLIIGENAPLRVIQDSVKLLGDGTIPCITLILGGNLIQGLRSSAVKTSVIVGVICVRYIILPVVGVGVVQLAWNLGYLPPDPLFRYVLMLQFTLPPAMNISTMAQLFDVAQDECSVIFLWTYLVASLALTVWSTIFLSILS; encoded by the exons ATGGGTTTCTTAGAGTTATTGGAAGTGGCTTCGATGCCTATAGTCCAAGTTCTCCTAATCAGCGTCCTTGGTGCTTTCTTGGCAACCGATTACTGCTCTCTTCTCTCGGCTGATACCCGAAGATCCGTAAATAAG CTCGTCTTCGTGGTCTTCACCCCCTGCATCATGTTTGCCAATCTTGCCCAGACTGTCACATTGCAGGACATTATTTCATG GTGGTTCATGCCTATAAATGTTGGAATCACCTTTCTAGTAGGAGGTATTCTTGGATGGTTGGTTGTCAAGCTGCTCAACCCAAAACCCCAACTTCATGGTCTCATAATCGCGACATGTGCCTCAG gcaaTATGGGAAACCTTATGCTTATTCTGGTCCCTGCCATTTGTGATGAGGAAGGCAGTCCTTTTGGGAATCGAAGTGTCTGCAGATCCATTGGACTATCCTACGCATCTTTCTCTATGGCC CTCGGGGGTTTCTATATTTGGACATACAGTTACCAACTTGTGAGAAGCTCTGCTACGCAGTTCAGAGCTCTTGAAGCCGCCGGTTTGGCCAAGTCTCCCAACAAGGAAATCGACTCTGATCCCCGGACTCTTCTCCTGAAGCCGCAACAAAACCAAGACCTTGAAATCCAAGTGAAAGAAAAGGTGTCTACGGGGACATACATCAAAGACTTGCTCCATCAGATTCTTGAGGAACTCTTTGCGCCACCCACTATTGGTGCC ATTCTTGGTTTCGTCTTCGGAGCAACCAATTGGCTGAGGAATCTTATAATCGGGGAGAATGCCCCGTTACGAGTCATCCAAGATTCAGTGAAACTACTTGG GGACGGCACAATACCTTGCATCACACTCATACTTGGGGGCAACCTGATTCAGGGTCTGCGTTCCTCAGCCGTGAAAACGTCAGTGATTGTGGGAGTGATCTGTGTGAGGTATATCATCCTTCCCGTGGTGGGTGTAGGGGTGGTTCAATTAGCATGGAATTTAGGTTATCTTCCTCCGGACCCTCTCTTCCGATACGTTCTCATGCTTCAGTTCACACTTCCACCTGCCATGAATATCA GTACAATGGCACAGCTGTTCGACGTCGCTCAAGATGAGTGCTCGGTCATCTTTTTGTGGACCTATTTGGTTGCATCCTTAGCCCTCACCGTGTGGTCAACCATATTCCTCTCTATTCTCTCCTGA